ACTCATGGTACATCGCAGCATTCTACCTTGCAAATGGCGGAACATTATTCGGTGATGGTACAGACAATGATGCAGGAATCAACTTCGGTGGTGACAACGGCAAGGCTGTTACAGACTACCTGGTAGATCTTGTAAACAACAAGAACTTTGTAAACGATGAGTCAGGTGTTGGTATCTCAGGTATGACAGATGGTTCAATATCAGCAATGTTCTCGGGCTCATGGGACTACGCAGCATTACACGATGCACTTGGAGATGATCTCGGAATCGCAGTTATGCCAACAGCCAAGATCGGCGGTGAGGACAAGCAGCTCCTCTCATTTGCAGGATCAAAGGCAATCGCTGTAAATCCTAACTGTGAGTATCCACAGGTTGCAGTTGCACTTGCACTCTACCTTGGAAATGAGGCATCACAGGAGTCACACTACACAGCAAGAAACATCGTTCCATGTAACACAAGCCTTCTTGAGAGCGATGCAGTTAAGGGCGATGCACTTGTAGCAGCTCAGAATGCAACATTCGATACAACAGCATTCATCCAGCCATTTGTTCCTAAGATGGGCAACTACTGGACACCAGCAGAAAACTTTGGTAAGTCTCTCGTAAATGGTGAGGTTACACATGACAACGCAGCAGATATGACAGAGTCATTCAACACATCACTTAACACTGATGTAGCACAGTAAAAATACTAGTTATATATTTCAAAAACAGGTGCTCCATTCATCTACAGGTGATGGGGCACTTGTAATAAGAAGAGATAATGATTTACTTTGAGACGGAGGTGTTAGGATGGCTCAGGCTATAACAAATAAAAAAAGCAAAATAAAGAAAATACGAAGATCTGATTACCCATATACCGTTGCACAGGCAGCGGCAAATGGAGACATAGCTACCAGAATTTCATTTCTGATCTTGGGGTTTGGAAGCATAGTCAGAAAACAGTTTGTAAAGGGATTTTCGTACCTGGTACTTGAGGTACTGTTTATATGGTTTATGATAAAGCATGGAGCATCACTACTGGTGGATATCTTCCATCTGGGTGGTCAGGAACAGCAGAAGGTCTGGAATGAGGCAAAGGGTGTATTTGAATATACCCAGGGTGACAACTCTCTGCTCATGCTCCTGTACGGTGTGGCAACACTGTTTATAATTTTCGCATTCATCTGCCTTTGGGTAGTAAGTATAGAGAGCGCATACAAAGCGTATTGCCTGTGGGATAAGGGCAAAAAGGTTCCAAAGTTTAAGGACGATGTGAAGAGTCTGTTTGACAGCAATCTTCATGCATTCCTTCTTCCACTTCCTGTACTTGGAGTCGTTGTATTTACGATATTGCCATTGGTTTTCATGATATTTATGGCATTTACAAATTACAGCAAGCTTGGTTCACATACAGTTATATTCAACTGGGTTGGACTGAAGAATTTTGCAAAGATATTGAACTTTAGTGATGCAATAGGAAGTACATTCTGGTCAGTGCTTGGCTGGACACTTGTTTGGGCTGTGGCAGCCACATTCAGTAACTACTTCCTTGGAATGATACTCGCAATGGTGATCAACAGAAGGGGAACCAGGGCAAAAGGTATGTGGAGAGCGATCTTCATGCTCTCAGCAGCGGTTCCGCAGTTCGTATCACTTCTTCTGATGAGAACAATCTTCAGCCAGAATGGTATCGTCAATACATTACTTATAAATAACGGAATAATCGACAATGCTATTCCATTCTGGAGCAATGCAACACTTGCCAGAGTCATGGTAATTGTTATCAATATCTGGATAGGAATTCCATTTACCGTCATGCAGGTCACAGGAATTCTCCAGAGCATACCGGAGGAGATATACGAGGCTGCGAGAGTTGACGGCGCAGGCCCGGTAAAGATCTTCTTCAAGATCACTCTTCCTTATATGTTGTTTGTCACAGCACCATATCTGATAACAACATTTGCGGGAAATATCAACAACTTCAACGTTATCTACCTTCTGTCAAATGGAGCGCCTACTCCGGTTGGAAAGACTGCCGGAAAGACAGATCTTCTTGTCACATGGCTCTATAAACTGACGGTTGATAACCAGTACTACAACTTAGGTGCTGTTATAGGTATCATGACATTCATAGTTCTCGCTGTTGTGTCACTGGTAACTTACCACAACACCGCATCATATAAAGATGAGGAGGGATTTCAGTAATGGCTAAATCAAATAATGGGATTAAAGCAAGAAGCAAATGGACACTGGGAGACATCGTGGTTCATATCATACTGGTAATCCTTTCGGTTATCTGGGTACTGCCGATCGCATGGATAATCATGATAAGCTTCAGAGGAGAGAAAGGACAGTATGTTTCAACTCTGCTGCCAAAGTCTCTGACTCTGGCGAACTATACAAAGCTTTTTACAGACACAGGTATTCTGAATTTCATGCAGATGTTCAAGAATACTTTGATAATAGCAATTTTCTCATGTATAATATCAACAGCGTTCGTGCTTGCAGTTTCATACTGTATGTCAAGAATGCGTTTCAGACTGAGAAAGCCATTTATGAATGTGGCACTTATCCTTGGAATGTTCCCGGGATTCATGGCTATGATAGCTGTGTATTACATCCTTAAGGTTCTGGGACTTTCAGAAGGCTCGCTCATCAGGGTTGCTCTGGTACTCGTATATTCAGGCGGTTCAGGACTTGGATTCTATATCGCCAAAGGATTCTTTGATACTATACCAAAGTCGCTGGAAGAAGCAGCATACCTTGATGGTGCTACAAGATGGCAGTCATTTACAAGGATCATCATACCACTCAGCCGTCCGATCATAGTTTATACGGTTCTGAATTCGTTCCTTGCACCATGGATTGATTTCGTGTTTGCCAAGGTTATATGCAGAGCCAACAAGGACTATTACACAGTATCCATCGGACTTTGGAACATGCTCGAGAAAGAGTATGTGTACAACTGGTTCAACTCATTTGCGGCTGGCGCAGTGCTGATATCCGTACCGATTATCATTCTCTTTATGGTAATGCAGAAGTGCTACAAGGATAGCATGTCTGGAGGCGTAAAGGGTTAAGGATAATATATGAAATTATTTGCATAAACAAGTGGAATGAGGAAAGCATATGCCAGCAGAGCGATATAAATTCAAGTATCTGAAAAAAATAATAACATGTGTGCTAACAATTACCCTTATAATAATATGTGGCTGCCAGGACAATAACACCCCCTCCAACCCGTCTAAGGCGACCACAGATGCAGAATATGAGTCTGCCATGCATATTGCGGAGACAACGCCGCTTGGAAGGTATCCGGAACAGCTCACCTATACCCTGGGAAAGCTGTCCGGTGCAAATAATTCAAATCTCCCACAGGGAGAAACGTATGAAAATAACGCATACACACAGATATTAAACGAAATCTTAAATGTGCAGAACCAGGATATATTTGAGGCTGCTGATAATCAGTATGATGATAATGTATCCATGGTGATAGCACAGAAGGATCTTCCGGATGTGATGATCGTCCAGGACATGGATGAGCTGCAGTATCTGGTGGAAAATGACATGATCGAGGATCTCACAGACAGTTATAACAACTGTATGAGTGAAACGATAAAGAACATATATAAGAGTTATGGCAGCAGTATCATGGATGTGGTCACATTTGATGACCGTATCATGGCCATACCTGAGACAAATATATCAGATGGACCAAATCTGATATGGCTTAGAAAAGACTGGATGGATAAGCTGGGACTTGATGCTCCGAGAACACTTTCGGATGCGGAGGAGATCATCAGGCAGTTTATTGAGAAGGATCCGGGAAATAATGGTGAAGGAAATACCGTAGGGCTGGTGGCAGACACAAGTCTCTGCGGCGGTTGTGGTTATAGCAGCGAGTACACGCTCGACATTGTATTTGCCGCATATGGGGCATTTCCAAAACAGTGGATAAAGGATGAGGACGGAAAAGTTGTGTATGGTTCTGTACAGCCGGAGGCAAAGAAGGCTCTGGAGCATATACATGAGATGTACGAGGAAGAGATTCTGGATCAGAATTTCCTCATGCGGACAAGCAGCAATATAATAGAACTCATAGTGAATGGACAGTGTGGTTCGTTCTTCGGACCATGGTGGGCTCCAAATAATCCTCTTATGGACGCTGTAGCGGACGATCCAACAGCAAAATGGGAACCATATCTGCTTGCCACAGAGGAAAATGGTTCAACGAGTTATCATACCCAAGTTCCGTATGGCAACTTTGTGGTTGTCAAAAAGGGATATGAGCACCCGGAGATAGTGTGCAAGATAATAAGTGTGCTGTTTGACTATGTAAGATATGAGGATAAAGACAATCAGGCTATAAAGGATTACTACAAACTCAATGTGGATCCTACCGCAAGACCACTTGCGATGAACGTGGATTACAACAATGCACTTAAGATATGTTATGGCGAGCTGAGCCATGTGTTCTCTGGCGTAAGGCAGCCAGATGATCTGAATCTGCTGGAACAGTCTTATTATGAAGCATGTGATTCATATCTTAAGAATGAAGATAATGCGTCATCGGAGGACTGGGCGGCATATACATCCCGTATAACTGCGTGCAAGATCCTCAATGATGCGCGTACAAATAAAGTCGAATCTCTGTACTTCGGGGAGACCGAGACCATGATGTCAGACTGGTGGCACCTTGAGAATCTAGAGAGCGACACTTACCTGAAGATAGTTACAGGTGAAGCAGATCTGGATGAATTTGATAGTTTCGTGGACAATTGGTACAAGACTGGTGGAACAACTATTACCAAGGAAGTTCGACGTGAGTGCCGGTAGCTGGATATATAATTAAATAAAAATGATCACTCGCTATTTTCTATAGAACCTGACGGTGTCAAAACCGTCAGGTTTTTTGCTTTTCCGGACGGAACGTCCATGGGGACGGAGGGGACAGGTACCTCCGTCCCCCCTAAGGGTATGAATATAATTGGTGTAATGCGCACAAGGATGAGATTGTAAAAAAAGCTCAAAATTTATATACTATGTATACAGTATGAACTAGAACACCCGGCACAATACATAGGAGGATATATATGATAAGAGCAATAGTATTTGATTTAGATGATACATTATACGACTGCCTTCACGAGAATGATAAGGCAGTGGAAGACACTGTGAGATATGTGGCAAATGAACTTCTTCATATAGATGAAGTGACAGTGATGAAAGCATTTGAAGAAGGCAGAGACATGGTAAAGGATCAGCTCTCTGCCTGGGATATGGCGGCGCAGCACAACAGGGTGTTGTATTTCCAGAAGATGCTGGAGATCCTGGGGGTATCACCATTTAAGTATGATCTGCAGGTGTATAATTACTTCTGGAACAATTTTCTGAACAAGATATCCATATTCCCCGGGGCATTGGAGTTTATAGATGATATGAAAGCCAGAGGGATAAAGATAGGTATCTGTACAGATATGACTGCTCATATCCAGTTCAGGAAGATAGACAGACTTGGACTTACGGGCAGACTTGACGCAATGATAACAAGCGAGGAGGCTGGTATAGAAAAGCCGAACCGCAGGATGTTTGATATGATAGCCACAAAGCTGGGCGTAAAGAACGATGAGGTCATCTATGTGGGTGATAGCTACAAGAAGGATATCATGGGAGCGAAAAATGCCGGAATGACACCAGTGTGGTATCTGTCGCTGCAGAACAAGACGGACGAGGATGTACTGGCTGTGTCCAGCTATCCGGAACTTAAGAACATAGTGAATAGGGTGATGTAAAAATGCCGGAGTGCGTGATAATTAAAAATCACATACTCCGGCTTATTTTGTTTAATATCCGTATTTCTTTTTATTTTTTATAAGGAAGGTGATAGTTATGACAAGGGTCACAGCCTCCGCTACGGCCACAGCACACCAGATTCCATTGATGCCAAACACCATAGGCAGCATCAACACCGCTGCAAGCTGTATCACCAGTGTTCTGAGGAAAGATATGGTTGCGGATACAAGCCCGTTGCCTAGACCTGTGAAGAAACCTGAGCCAAATACGTTGAATCCGCAGAACAGGAATGATATGGAAAAAAGCATCATACCGGTCTGGGTCATACGGCATAGTGTATCATCATAGCCAACAAATATTCTTGCGATAGGGAGTGCCAGAACCTCGGACAAAACCGTCATTGTTATGGCTGTGACGGCGGTGATCACAAGGCTTTTTTTAAGCAGGCTGTGCAGCTGTTTTTTGTTACCGGCACCATAGTTATAACCGATGATAGGCGTGACTCCGATGGCATAACCGAAGAATATTGCCATGAATATGAATGACACATACATTATCACACCATATGCTGCTATACCATTTTCATTCGCAAGTTTCATAAGCTGCAGGTTATAGACCACAGACACAAGGGATGTGGACAGGTTGGTAAGCATCTCAGAAGAGCCGTTTCCACAGGCTTTCCAGATACACTTCCAGTCAAACTTTGCTTTCGTCAGTTTTAACGATCCTGTTGTGTTGGTCGCAAAATATATGAGCGGTACTACACTTCCTATAATCTGTCCGCACACTGTGGCAGCCGCAGCTCCGGCTATGCCGAGGCGGAACACAAACATGAGAAGAAAATCAAGTACCATGTTGGTGATACCCGCAAGTACTGAAACCAGCAGACCAAGGTTTTGTTTCTCTGCCGTTGTAAGAAAACTCTGAAAACTGTTCTGAAGCATAAAAAACGGCTCTGACAGAATGAGTATTCTTCCGTATAATATGGCGTCTGAGCGTATAGTATCGCTGGCTCCGAGGAGCTCGACTATCTGGGGCATGAAGACAAATCCTATGACTGCCACAATGCAGGACGAGATGATGATAAGCCACACCAGCATCGAGAATACTTCATTTGCCTTTTTCTTTTCCCCGAGCCCCATATAATATGAAGTCAGTGCGCTGCCTCCCGTACCGATCATGAATCCTATGGCGGATATCGCCATCAGCACAGGCATGACCAGATTGACCGCTGCAAATGGATTCTTGCCTATGATGTTGGAGACAAAGTAGCCGTCCACAATGCTGTAGATGGATGTCATGATCATCATGGCAATGCACGGCAGCACATATCTTATAAGCTTTTTATATGTAAATGAATCAGAAAGTCTTATTTCCATAATCCTTCAGTTCCTTTCTTAAGGTAATCGAGCTGACGCTGCATGAGTGAGAGCAGAAGTTCTCTTTCCTCATCCGTAAAACTCGAAAATGATGAAATATCAGCATTTGTCAGTGGCGTAATATATTTGTTGGCGAATGAGACTCCATTTTCCGTGAGTGATAAATATTTAATGTTCCCTGCACCTTTGTGTGTTGTCAGAGAAATGAGTCCCTTGCCTTCCAGTTTTTTGACAGCAGAGTTGCATGTCTGTCTGGGTATGAACCATGTGTCGCATAGCTCTGCCTGAGTAAGTTCAGCTTTATTCTCAATGGTCAATATATAAATTATCCAGAAAGCAGTTTCAGGCAGCCCGGAGTTTCTTGCCGCCTCCTGCCAGATATCGTCCTGAGCTTTCCAGAGGGTGTTAAATATGCGTAGCTGTTCTTGTAAATGACTGTCTTTATATGCGATCATAAAATATGAAAAAACTCCTTTAGTTATTATTGGGGTGCAAATTTAAACCCATAGCAATGAGAAAGTATTTTCTTAAAATATATGATATTTGATCGGGAAAGCACCACTATCCAATATAAATCCGAAATCGGATTTAGTCAAGCAAGTTTATATAAATTTTAATAAGAGGACAGGATAGTGGGTTAAGTAAAGATATGCATAAATATTTTCATTTAAAGGTATGTGAATGAGTTGTTTTGGGTAGGTAGTGTGGCTATAATAATAGACATGGGCTATGAATTTATAGATATATGTTATGGATGACTGAAATCTATGCGATGTGAAGAAAGTAGTCATGGCCAGGAAAGGAGTATATACTTATGGGGTTTTTAACAGGTAAGACAGCGATAATAACAGGAGGTGGACGTGCAGTTCTCAGTGATGGAAGTTGTGGATCCATCGGATACGGAATAGCGACAGCATATGCCAAGGAAGGTGCCAATCTGGTGCTTACAGGACGTAATGTCCAGAAGCTTGAGGATGCAAAGGCAGAGCTTGAGAGCAAATATGGGATCAAGGTTCTTGCAGTCCAGGCTGATGTAAACGCAGGTGCGGACAATGAGAGCGTTGTCAAGAACGTTGTGGAGCAGGCAGTTAAGGAATTTGGAAGAATAGATGTGCTCATCAACAATGCGCAGGCATCTGCATCAGGCGTTACCATCGCAGATCACACAACAGCACAGTTTGACCTTGCCATATATTCAGGTCTTTACGCTGCATTTTACTATATGCAGGCATGCTATCCATATCTGAAGGAGACAAAGGGTTCAGTCATCAACTTTGCATCAGGTGCAGGTCTCTTTGGAAATTACGGACAGTGTGCATATGCGGCAGCGAAGGAAGGCATCAGGGGCCTTACAAGAGTTGCAGCTACAGAGTGGGCAGCTGATGGAATAAATGTCAATATAGTATGTCCTCTCGCATGGACATCACAGCTTGAGAACTTCGAGAAGGCATATCCGGATGCGTTCAAGGCAAATGTAAAGATGCCGCCAATGGGACACTTCGGAGACGTAGAGAAGGAGATTGGACGTGCGTGCGTGGCACTCGCATCACCGGATTTCAAGTACATGAGTGGTGAGACCATCACACTTGAGGGCGCGATGGGACAGAGACCATAGAGCAGTCAATATATCAAATATGGCTTATGCTATGATAATAGAATATGATGTATATGCGAAACCTGGTTCGCAGCTTACATAAAAAATGAGCGTAACACAATAAAACCCAGATGGAAAATGTGTTATGCTCATTTTGTTTAGCCGACTCAGTCATCAACTATCTTGA
This sequence is a window from Coprococcus eutactus. Protein-coding genes within it:
- a CDS encoding extracellular solute-binding protein, producing MKVKRFAAVALAGVMGMSMLAGCGDSGKDESTTAAKSDATEATDATEAASEEEAIKTTLTVWGPAEDQSPDYGEWLQTTCEAFKKEHPNWDITFDYGTCSEGDAGKTVTQDVSASADVYMFANDQLQTLIDAGAISELGGSTADYVKSTNSQAIVDSITVDGGIYGVPFTTNTWFMYYNKKTFTEDDVKSLDTMLEKGKVSFPLTNSWYIAAFYLANGGTLFGDGTDNDAGINFGGDNGKAVTDYLVDLVNNKNFVNDESGVGISGMTDGSISAMFSGSWDYAALHDALGDDLGIAVMPTAKIGGEDKQLLSFAGSKAIAVNPNCEYPQVAVALALYLGNEASQESHYTARNIVPCNTSLLESDAVKGDALVAAQNATFDTTAFIQPFVPKMGNYWTPAENFGKSLVNGEVTHDNAADMTESFNTSLNTDVAQ
- a CDS encoding carbohydrate ABC transporter permease produces the protein MAQAITNKKSKIKKIRRSDYPYTVAQAAANGDIATRISFLILGFGSIVRKQFVKGFSYLVLEVLFIWFMIKHGASLLVDIFHLGGQEQQKVWNEAKGVFEYTQGDNSLLMLLYGVATLFIIFAFICLWVVSIESAYKAYCLWDKGKKVPKFKDDVKSLFDSNLHAFLLPLPVLGVVVFTILPLVFMIFMAFTNYSKLGSHTVIFNWVGLKNFAKILNFSDAIGSTFWSVLGWTLVWAVAATFSNYFLGMILAMVINRRGTRAKGMWRAIFMLSAAVPQFVSLLLMRTIFSQNGIVNTLLINNGIIDNAIPFWSNATLARVMVIVINIWIGIPFTVMQVTGILQSIPEEIYEAARVDGAGPVKIFFKITLPYMLFVTAPYLITTFAGNINNFNVIYLLSNGAPTPVGKTAGKTDLLVTWLYKLTVDNQYYNLGAVIGIMTFIVLAVVSLVTYHNTASYKDEEGFQ
- a CDS encoding sugar ABC transporter permease, translated to MAKSNNGIKARSKWTLGDIVVHIILVILSVIWVLPIAWIIMISFRGEKGQYVSTLLPKSLTLANYTKLFTDTGILNFMQMFKNTLIIAIFSCIISTAFVLAVSYCMSRMRFRLRKPFMNVALILGMFPGFMAMIAVYYILKVLGLSEGSLIRVALVLVYSGGSGLGFYIAKGFFDTIPKSLEEAAYLDGATRWQSFTRIIIPLSRPIIVYTVLNSFLAPWIDFVFAKVICRANKDYYTVSIGLWNMLEKEYVYNWFNSFAAGAVLISVPIIILFMVMQKCYKDSMSGGVKG
- a CDS encoding extracellular solute-binding protein, whose protein sequence is MPAERYKFKYLKKIITCVLTITLIIICGCQDNNTPSNPSKATTDAEYESAMHIAETTPLGRYPEQLTYTLGKLSGANNSNLPQGETYENNAYTQILNEILNVQNQDIFEAADNQYDDNVSMVIAQKDLPDVMIVQDMDELQYLVENDMIEDLTDSYNNCMSETIKNIYKSYGSSIMDVVTFDDRIMAIPETNISDGPNLIWLRKDWMDKLGLDAPRTLSDAEEIIRQFIEKDPGNNGEGNTVGLVADTSLCGGCGYSSEYTLDIVFAAYGAFPKQWIKDEDGKVVYGSVQPEAKKALEHIHEMYEEEILDQNFLMRTSSNIIELIVNGQCGSFFGPWWAPNNPLMDAVADDPTAKWEPYLLATEENGSTSYHTQVPYGNFVVVKKGYEHPEIVCKIISVLFDYVRYEDKDNQAIKDYYKLNVDPTARPLAMNVDYNNALKICYGELSHVFSGVRQPDDLNLLEQSYYEACDSYLKNEDNASSEDWAAYTSRITACKILNDARTNKVESLYFGETETMMSDWWHLENLESDTYLKIVTGEADLDEFDSFVDNWYKTGGTTITKEVRRECR
- a CDS encoding HAD family hydrolase; the protein is MIRAIVFDLDDTLYDCLHENDKAVEDTVRYVANELLHIDEVTVMKAFEEGRDMVKDQLSAWDMAAQHNRVLYFQKMLEILGVSPFKYDLQVYNYFWNNFLNKISIFPGALEFIDDMKARGIKIGICTDMTAHIQFRKIDRLGLTGRLDAMITSEEAGIEKPNRRMFDMIATKLGVKNDEVIYVGDSYKKDIMGAKNAGMTPVWYLSLQNKTDEDVLAVSSYPELKNIVNRVM
- a CDS encoding MATE family efflux transporter → MEIRLSDSFTYKKLIRYVLPCIAMMIMTSIYSIVDGYFVSNIIGKNPFAAVNLVMPVLMAISAIGFMIGTGGSALTSYYMGLGEKKKANEVFSMLVWLIIISSCIVAVIGFVFMPQIVELLGASDTIRSDAILYGRILILSEPFFMLQNSFQSFLTTAEKQNLGLLVSVLAGITNMVLDFLLMFVFRLGIAGAAAATVCGQIIGSVVPLIYFATNTTGSLKLTKAKFDWKCIWKACGNGSSEMLTNLSTSLVSVVYNLQLMKLANENGIAAYGVIMYVSFIFMAIFFGYAIGVTPIIGYNYGAGNKKQLHSLLKKSLVITAVTAITMTVLSEVLALPIARIFVGYDDTLCRMTQTGMMLFSISFLFCGFNVFGSGFFTGLGNGLVSATISFLRTLVIQLAAVLMLPMVFGINGIWCAVAVAEAVTLVITITFLIKNKKKYGY
- a CDS encoding MarR family winged helix-turn-helix transcriptional regulator — its product is MIAYKDSHLQEQLRIFNTLWKAQDDIWQEAARNSGLPETAFWIIYILTIENKAELTQAELCDTWFIPRQTCNSAVKKLEGKGLISLTTHKGAGNIKYLSLTENGVSFANKYITPLTNADISSFSSFTDEERELLLSLMQRQLDYLKKGTEGLWK
- a CDS encoding SDR family NAD(P)-dependent oxidoreductase, with amino-acid sequence MGFLTGKTAIITGGGRAVLSDGSCGSIGYGIATAYAKEGANLVLTGRNVQKLEDAKAELESKYGIKVLAVQADVNAGADNESVVKNVVEQAVKEFGRIDVLINNAQASASGVTIADHTTAQFDLAIYSGLYAAFYYMQACYPYLKETKGSVINFASGAGLFGNYGQCAYAAAKEGIRGLTRVAATEWAADGINVNIVCPLAWTSQLENFEKAYPDAFKANVKMPPMGHFGDVEKEIGRACVALASPDFKYMSGETITLEGAMGQRP